The genomic interval AGCCTCGGTAAACCCGCAACTGAGCTTTCAGTTGAGCAATCTCCTGGGCCATATCTAGCACCATAGCTGCACCTGTCCAGTTGAGGCCCAAGTCCCGATGTAGTCTTTGCATTTGCATCAGCCGCCGCAGTTGTTGTGGAGCGAGGCATTGGCTCTC from Thermostichus vulcanus str. 'Rupite' carries:
- a CDS encoding chaperone modulator CbpM → MSLAIVRVEKRLYTLEQATEAAQLPLHLLEWLVEQGFIELESQCLAPQQLRRLMQMQRLHRDLGLNWTGAAMVLDMAQEIAQLKAQLRVYRGF